The Heyndrickxia vini genome contains a region encoding:
- a CDS encoding TrkH family potassium uptake protein, which translates to MRHYLQSKLRKLTPFQLIVYYYFLTVSISSIFLRLPFAHKPGVHTSVLDTIFVAASAVSVTGLSTVNISETYSTSGIIILMLILQIGGIGIMSITTFFWLILGKKIGLKQRKLIMTDQNQTNLSGLVKMLKLILVLILMIELIGALILGTYFLTYYSDWKVAYLHGLFASVSATTNAGFDLTGQSLIPFAKDYFVQFINMILITLGAIGFPVLLELKEFLLRKKNAPKFHFSLFTKITTSTYGILFIFGTIAIFLLEKDLFLKGKDWYDAFFYTTFQSNTTRSAGLLTADINQFSSPTLLIMSGLMFIGASPSSVGGGIRTTTFAIIVLFIIHFAKGNRNIKIFKREIHEMDVLKALAVFIIASFICIVSVILLSITEHESLLSIIFEVCSAFGTTGASLGITPDLTIFGKCLLIVLMFIGRVGIVSLMYMMGGRDQSNNYHYPKERLIIG; encoded by the coding sequence ATGAGACATTATTTACAATCGAAATTAAGAAAATTAACGCCGTTTCAATTAATTGTTTATTATTATTTTTTAACCGTATCTATCTCTTCAATCTTTCTTCGTCTGCCTTTTGCACATAAACCGGGAGTCCACACTAGTGTCCTCGATACAATTTTTGTAGCAGCGAGTGCAGTAAGTGTAACAGGTTTGTCGACAGTAAATATATCAGAAACCTATTCCACAAGCGGAATAATTATATTAATGCTTATTTTGCAAATTGGCGGGATTGGAATTATGTCGATTACAACGTTTTTTTGGTTAATCCTTGGAAAGAAGATTGGTTTGAAACAACGTAAACTAATTATGACGGATCAAAACCAAACAAATCTTTCAGGTTTAGTTAAAATGTTGAAATTAATTTTGGTTTTAATTTTAATGATTGAATTAATCGGTGCCCTAATATTAGGGACATATTTTTTAACTTATTATTCTGATTGGAAAGTTGCATACTTACATGGATTATTTGCGTCGGTTAGTGCAACAACTAATGCAGGATTTGATTTGACTGGGCAATCTCTTATACCATTTGCTAAAGATTATTTTGTACAATTTATCAATATGATTCTTATCACACTTGGGGCAATCGGTTTCCCTGTTTTATTGGAGCTTAAAGAATTTTTATTACGTAAGAAAAACGCTCCTAAATTTCACTTTTCATTATTTACTAAAATAACAACTTCAACATATGGAATATTATTTATTTTTGGGACAATCGCTATATTTTTGTTAGAAAAAGATTTGTTTTTAAAGGGAAAGGATTGGTATGATGCCTTTTTCTATACTACCTTTCAATCGAATACTACGAGAAGTGCCGGTCTATTAACAGCAGATATTAATCAATTCTCTTCACCAACATTGTTAATTATGTCCGGATTAATGTTTATTGGTGCTTCACCAAGTTCAGTTGGGGGAGGAATCCGTACAACAACATTTGCAATTATTGTTTTATTTATTATTCATTTTGCAAAAGGGAATCGGAATATAAAAATTTTTAAGCGGGAAATTCATGAGATGGATGTATTAAAGGCATTAGCCGTATTTATCATTGCTTCATTTATTTGTATCGTTTCGGTTATTCTTTTATCCATAACTGAACACGAAAGTTTGCTTTCAATAATATTTGAGGTTTGCTCTGCATTTGGTACGACAGGGGCATCGTTGGGAATTACTCCTGATTTAACGATATTTGGAAAATGCTTATTAATTGTTTTAATGTTTATTGGAAGAGTAGGGATTGTTTCGTTAATGTACATGATGGGAGGAAGAGATCAGTCGAATAATTATCATTATCCAAAAGAACGACTAATAATTGGATAA
- a CDS encoding alpha/beta-type small acid-soluble spore protein yields the protein MARSSNKLLVPGVEQYLDQVKYEIAQEFGVNLGSDTVSRANGSVGGEITKRLVKQAQSELSGK from the coding sequence ATGGCAAGAAGCAGCAATAAATTATTAGTCCCAGGAGTAGAACAATATTTGGATCAAGTGAAATATGAAATTGCCCAAGAATTTGGAGTAAATCTTGGTTCAGATACCGTATCACGTGCAAATGGATCCGTAGGCGGAGAAATTACAAAACGTCTTGTAAAACAAGCACAGTCTGAGCTTTCAGGCAAATAA
- a CDS encoding anti-sigma factor domain-containing protein: MKKGVILEIKNKHLVMLTPEGEFIKGKKTENTYDIGEEIFFETYERKPAKRVKYTLWSCASGLVAVFIIGLVFLNPFEKNKAYAYVTMDMNPSIEFVLDKDFHVIRTNAYNEIGEKVLTSTKFDKDQSFATVAKTIMNTCIAMGYIKQQQNIIIASIINKENQPKDDLLDRKIKEVQTAAKKIEAKIEVVKGSIKERKTARKQGISPGKFIAEKKRKNESTIDQNPTNKETEIKKIENEIQITPNKDRNKEKLPVKKISVSEIHKQEKGKLSKRNNKVIKHHNHHHKIKNQETANNRKNGIRSNVKSNDVYRKYEKHHNNHQNKHRRDKYNMNPATSKKIQKHRGKHKDKVKRRNFPHNMHGKYHKNKE, encoded by the coding sequence ATGAAAAAGGGTGTCATATTAGAAATAAAAAACAAACATTTGGTCATGCTGACTCCTGAAGGGGAATTCATTAAAGGTAAGAAAACCGAAAATACATACGACATTGGGGAAGAAATTTTTTTTGAAACATATGAAAGAAAACCTGCAAAGCGGGTCAAATATACTTTATGGTCATGTGCATCAGGACTTGTTGCTGTATTTATAATAGGATTGGTGTTCTTAAATCCATTTGAAAAAAATAAGGCATATGCTTACGTGACAATGGATATGAATCCAAGTATCGAGTTTGTTTTAGATAAAGATTTCCATGTTATTCGGACGAATGCGTATAATGAGATAGGTGAGAAGGTATTAACATCTACGAAATTTGATAAGGATCAATCCTTTGCAACTGTTGCTAAAACAATAATGAATACATGCATTGCCATGGGCTATATAAAACAACAACAGAATATTATCATCGCTTCAATAATTAACAAAGAAAATCAACCAAAGGATGATTTACTTGATCGTAAAATTAAAGAAGTTCAAACGGCTGCAAAAAAAATTGAAGCTAAGATTGAGGTTGTAAAGGGATCAATTAAAGAAAGAAAAACTGCTCGTAAACAAGGGATATCTCCAGGAAAATTCATTGCAGAGAAAAAAAGAAAAAATGAATCAACAATTGACCAAAATCCAACAAATAAAGAGACTGAAATTAAAAAAATTGAAAATGAAATTCAAATAACTCCAAATAAAGACAGGAATAAAGAAAAGTTACCGGTAAAAAAAATAAGCGTTTCTGAAATACATAAACAAGAAAAAGGAAAACTTTCTAAACGTAATAATAAAGTTATCAAGCATCATAACCATCATCATAAAATAAAGAATCAAGAAACAGCGAATAACCGAAAGAATGGTATTCGATCAAATGTAAAAAGCAATGATGTATACCGAAAATATGAAAAGCATCACAATAATCATCAAAATAAACATAGAAGAGATAAATATAATATGAATCCCGCCACCAGTAAAAAAATACAGAAACATAGGGGAAAACATAAAGATAAAGTAAAGAGAAGAAATTTTCCACATAACATGCATGGAAAATATCACAAAAATAAAGAGTAA
- the sigI gene encoding RNA polymerase sigma-I factor, with product MLNCLVQERNQMSLEEMAQSAQNGDENILNQLLQDYQPFVKKTVSSVCKHYINDSDDEFSIGLIAFNDAIHKFDQSKGTSLLSFAEVIIKRRVIDYLRSNNKYKDLSFDGGLNEEENSLTFENTLSVDEYNRNIDNEKRKDEISRFSVLLQTFGLKFKDLVKHSPKHEDARINAIQVARTLVSDPELLQYMNDKKRLPIKMLESKVNVSRKTLERNRKYIIAIALIISLDFVYLREYVKGRLS from the coding sequence ATGCTAAATTGTTTAGTCCAAGAACGGAATCAAATGTCATTAGAAGAAATGGCTCAATCAGCCCAAAATGGTGATGAAAACATATTAAATCAATTACTTCAAGATTATCAGCCATTCGTAAAGAAGACTGTTTCTTCAGTATGTAAGCACTATATTAATGATAGTGATGATGAATTTAGCATTGGACTCATTGCCTTTAATGACGCCATACATAAGTTTGACCAAAGCAAAGGTACTTCTCTTTTATCTTTTGCAGAAGTCATTATTAAGAGAAGAGTAATTGATTATCTTAGAAGTAACAATAAATATAAGGATTTAAGCTTCGATGGAGGGTTAAATGAAGAGGAAAATTCTCTGACCTTTGAAAATACATTATCTGTTGATGAATATAATCGAAACATCGATAATGAAAAAAGAAAAGACGAGATTAGTCGATTTTCTGTCCTTTTGCAAACATTTGGTTTGAAATTTAAGGATTTAGTTAAACATTCACCTAAACATGAGGATGCAAGAATAAATGCAATACAAGTTGCTAGAACATTGGTTAGTGATCCAGAGCTTTTACAATATATGAACGATAAAAAAAGATTACCAATTAAAATGCTGGAAAGTAAAGTGAATGTGAGTCGAAAAACACTGGAACGTAATCGAAAATATATTATTGCCATCGCTTTAATTATTTCATTGGATTTTGTTTATTTAAGGGAGTACGTAAAAGGGCGGTTATCATAA
- a CDS encoding TerC family protein, protein MDFSMLLEYGWVLLILIGLEGILAADNAVVMAVMVKHLPEKKQKKALFYGLLGAFVFRFTALFLISLLVNVWQIQAIGAVYLLYIAIHHILKHKTGKTNIKNKEKKKEPSFWMTVLKVELADIAFAIDSMLAAVALAVTLRPTGWTKIGGIDGGQFLVMLLGGIIGLVIIRFAAKWFVNLLQKYPTLETAAFLIVGWVGVKLAVFTLAHPSVHILDKHFPESLVWKLIFWVVLVGIAVSGYLVSRKKEQEQISQSA, encoded by the coding sequence ATGGACTTTTCAATGCTACTAGAATATGGATGGGTATTACTAATTTTAATTGGGCTGGAAGGAATCCTTGCAGCAGATAATGCGGTCGTTATGGCCGTAATGGTTAAACATTTACCGGAAAAAAAGCAAAAAAAAGCATTGTTTTACGGTCTGCTTGGAGCATTTGTGTTTCGATTTACAGCATTATTCTTAATTTCATTATTAGTAAATGTATGGCAAATTCAAGCAATAGGAGCAGTATATTTGCTTTATATTGCGATACACCATATTTTAAAGCACAAAACTGGTAAAACAAACATCAAAAATAAGGAGAAAAAGAAAGAACCTTCTTTCTGGATGACTGTTTTAAAAGTGGAGCTGGCGGATATAGCCTTTGCAATCGATTCAATGTTAGCCGCTGTAGCTTTAGCGGTAACGTTGAGACCAACTGGCTGGACAAAAATAGGCGGCATTGATGGTGGACAGTTTTTAGTCATGCTTCTTGGTGGAATTATTGGTTTAGTTATCATACGTTTTGCGGCTAAATGGTTTGTGAATTTATTACAAAAATATCCTACCCTTGAAACTGCAGCATTTTTAATAGTTGGTTGGGTTGGAGTAAAATTAGCAGTATTTACATTGGCACACCCAAGTGTGCATATATTAGATAAACATTTTCCCGAATCACTTGTGTGGAAACTTATATTTTGGGTAGTTCTCGTTGGTATAGCGGTAAGTGGTTACTTAGTTTCACGAAAAAAAGAACAGGAACAAATAAGCCAAAGCGCATAA
- a CDS encoding ECF transporter S component, which translates to MARHQVILMSSAIILTVMLILITLFIQHHYMLASVLFVILTFLPFVIRFERRKISGRELVLLAVLSAIAAVSRVPFASIPSVQPTTFVIIITGLALGAESGFVVGALAALVSNLFLGQGPWTPWQMYSWGMIGLAAGLLRHTKFMKWSIGRYIFGFISGILFGWVMNIWIFMGNIEQITISHILASFGTSFYFDLAHAVSNVFFLAVFGKAWIKILLRFKKKYGLLDH; encoded by the coding sequence ATGGCGCGTCATCAAGTAATATTAATGAGCTCCGCGATTATTCTTACCGTCATGCTTATTTTGATAACTCTTTTTATTCAACATCATTATATGCTAGCTAGCGTCTTATTCGTTATTCTAACGTTTCTACCATTTGTTATTCGATTTGAAAGAAGAAAAATATCGGGAAGAGAGCTTGTCTTACTTGCTGTACTTTCAGCGATAGCTGCTGTATCAAGAGTTCCATTCGCGTCCATTCCTAGTGTTCAGCCAACGACATTTGTCATTATTATTACGGGTTTAGCCTTAGGTGCAGAAAGTGGTTTTGTTGTCGGTGCATTAGCTGCACTAGTATCAAATCTTTTTCTTGGCCAAGGTCCTTGGACACCATGGCAAATGTATTCATGGGGAATGATTGGACTAGCAGCGGGCTTACTACGTCACACAAAATTTATGAAATGGTCAATTGGTAGGTATATATTTGGTTTTATTTCGGGAATATTATTTGGATGGGTTATGAATATATGGATTTTTATGGGTAATATTGAACAAATTACAATTTCACATATACTTGCTTCCTTTGGAACAAGTTTTTATTTTGATCTAGCTCATGCTGTATCGAATGTTTTTTTTCTTGCCGTTTTCGGTAAAGCGTGGATTAAAATACTCCTACGATTCAAAAAAAAATATGGATTACTTGATCATTAA
- a CDS encoding ABC transporter ATP-binding protein, translated as MALLESKNVSFHYPDEPHPALDNVSFCVNEGDFIVLCGASGSGKSTLLRLLKKEVSPHGRFSGDIYYNDQPIFKLDSEVAAKELGIVFQDPENQLVMDQVMEELIFGMENMGFSTEYMRKKVAEMIHFFGLDDLLEKKTYELSGGQKQLVNLASILLLEPRVLLLDEPTAQLDPVAAKEFIGMLHRMNEEFGITVIIAEHRLEELFALADRAIIIDRGNVIYDSTPRNVTLQIGKNAENNLYSYLPSPAILYLEHSLNIQNGELPLTVKEGKVWLKKLEIEEVSTESKEDIREGTLLLQLKNIDFQYTKEQRKILDCSSLSVFEGEALAIVGANGTGKSTLLKIMAGIERPQRGSILYKGKKIKKHDPLEIGYLPQNPKLFFLHDTVEAELDEIIIHHQLNEGKTRAKELLEWFQLSSLASRHPYDLSGGELQKAALAGVLLPDPKILLIDEPTKGLDPEAKKRFGELLIRLRKSGVTIVLITHDIEFAAQYATRCAMLFQGNITVTAPVHSFFSGNTFYTTTVNRMIRGSSAPNVLTVEEARTKWRVIK; from the coding sequence ATGGCATTATTGGAATCGAAAAATGTAAGTTTTCATTATCCGGATGAGCCTCATCCTGCATTGGACAATGTGTCATTTTGCGTCAATGAAGGCGATTTTATTGTCTTATGCGGAGCATCTGGAAGCGGAAAATCGACCCTCCTGCGTTTATTAAAAAAGGAAGTTTCTCCCCATGGGAGGTTTTCTGGGGATATTTACTATAATGACCAACCAATTTTTAAGTTAGATTCAGAAGTAGCGGCAAAAGAGCTCGGCATAGTCTTTCAAGACCCAGAAAATCAATTAGTGATGGATCAGGTGATGGAAGAGCTAATATTTGGAATGGAAAATATGGGCTTTTCAACTGAATATATGAGAAAAAAAGTAGCTGAAATGATTCACTTTTTTGGTCTAGATGATTTGTTGGAGAAAAAGACATATGAGCTTTCAGGAGGTCAAAAACAACTTGTCAATTTAGCTTCTATCCTACTATTAGAGCCAAGGGTATTATTGCTAGACGAACCAACAGCACAATTAGATCCAGTTGCAGCTAAGGAATTTATTGGAATGCTTCATCGTATGAACGAGGAATTTGGAATTACCGTTATTATTGCCGAACATCGCTTGGAAGAATTATTTGCATTGGCCGATCGAGCGATTATAATCGACCGAGGGAATGTTATTTATGATAGCACACCCCGCAATGTTACACTGCAGATTGGTAAGAATGCTGAAAATAATCTCTACTCATACTTACCTAGCCCTGCTATTTTATATTTGGAGCATTCATTAAATATACAAAATGGAGAGCTTCCGCTTACAGTTAAAGAAGGAAAGGTATGGCTAAAAAAACTTGAAATTGAAGAGGTATCTACAGAAAGTAAAGAAGACATTAGAGAAGGCACGCTTTTGCTGCAATTGAAAAATATTGATTTTCAATATACGAAGGAACAACGAAAAATACTAGATTGCTCGTCACTTTCTGTTTTTGAGGGAGAGGCACTCGCGATTGTTGGTGCAAACGGGACAGGAAAATCAACCCTTTTAAAAATCATGGCAGGAATAGAAAGACCTCAAAGAGGGTCAATTCTTTATAAAGGGAAGAAAATAAAAAAACATGACCCATTAGAAATTGGGTATTTACCGCAAAATCCTAAGTTATTTTTTTTACATGATACAGTGGAAGCTGAACTTGATGAAATTATTATACATCATCAACTAAATGAGGGAAAAACGAGGGCGAAGGAACTTCTTGAATGGTTTCAATTATCTAGCCTAGCAAGTAGACACCCATATGATTTAAGCGGTGGAGAATTACAAAAAGCAGCACTTGCTGGAGTATTGCTGCCTGATCCAAAAATTCTGCTCATCGACGAACCGACAAAAGGTTTAGATCCTGAAGCAAAAAAGCGATTTGGTGAGTTATTGATTCGTTTAAGGAAATCAGGGGTTACGATTGTGTTAATAACACATGATATAGAATTTGCCGCACAGTATGCAACGAGATGTGCAATGCTATTCCAAGGAAACATAACTGTAACGGCACCTGTGCATAGTTTTTTTTCTGGAAATACTTTTTATACGACAACAGTTAATCGAATGATCAGGGGAAGCAGTGCACCAAATGTTTTGACGGTGGAGGAGGCAAGGACAAAATGGCGCGTCATCAAGTAA
- a CDS encoding energy-coupling factor transporter transmembrane component T, producing MVIELSGYIRQTIVKNNRGFRSFHPFVCFLYYIGAAALVMLSKHPVFLFIGAIILVGVNISLDKGKAIRQWWRMLLFVSLFFLIINPLINHRGTHILFYLGQNPIMLEAIIQGVIFSLSLLCLMILFASYNLVITANKFLFLFSKWLPQWALLAMLAMRFVPLLNRRLKEIQQVQKGKGLSVTEGPLKLRAKSGIQLVQILLTWSLEEAIQTADSMTARGYGIKKRSRYTPYQMRQKDWLALGYITLLGSVSIYGWYLGDNVLAINPILETIGLIGREWFFLLIFVIYIGFPLIIEGREAFIWHYWNRKM from the coding sequence ATGGTGATCGAATTGAGTGGATATATACGACAGACTATAGTAAAAAATAATAGAGGATTCCGATCGTTTCATCCTTTTGTATGTTTTCTTTACTACATCGGGGCAGCGGCACTGGTTATGCTTTCAAAGCATCCAGTGTTTTTATTTATTGGAGCAATTATTCTAGTTGGTGTAAACATTAGTTTGGATAAAGGAAAGGCAATAAGGCAATGGTGGCGGATGTTACTCTTCGTTTCATTGTTCTTTTTAATCATAAATCCTCTTATTAATCATCGTGGAACACATATCTTATTTTATCTTGGACAAAATCCAATCATGCTTGAAGCAATTATTCAAGGGGTTATTTTTTCACTTTCGCTATTATGCTTAATGATATTATTCGCTTCTTATAATCTCGTAATTACTGCGAATAAATTTCTTTTTTTATTTTCAAAGTGGTTACCTCAATGGGCATTACTAGCTATGTTAGCCATGCGATTCGTTCCTTTGTTAAATCGAAGATTGAAGGAAATTCAGCAGGTTCAAAAAGGAAAAGGTTTATCAGTTACAGAAGGTCCTTTAAAATTGCGTGCAAAAAGTGGCATTCAGCTTGTTCAAATTTTGTTAACTTGGTCATTGGAAGAAGCAATCCAAACAGCTGATTCAATGACTGCGAGAGGGTATGGGATAAAAAAAAGAAGTCGCTACACCCCGTATCAAATGCGTCAAAAGGATTGGCTGGCTTTAGGATATATTACCTTATTGGGGAGTGTATCAATTTATGGATGGTATCTAGGTGATAATGTGCTTGCGATTAATCCGATTTTGGAAACTATCGGTTTAATCGGCAGGGAGTGGTTCTTTCTTTTAATATTTGTGATATACATCGGATTTCCACTTATTATAGAAGGTAGGGAGGCATTTATATGGCATTATTGGAATCGAAAAATGTAA
- a CDS encoding DUF4430 domain-containing protein, giving the protein MRILKSFAILLLTSLIIFLIAGCQKDEVKPINEGSKASDITASNTKENDIAKEEDNSKEIEKKKESPVSKTTLKESDNKKEEKENSQNDTNTNKDKNTNNSQTSTEKRTINTEKKQSVTVKKSKETKEENQKQTTQSKETAKQQNNHSKKVTNPQSSVLISVRGDKKTGTILSQTKVAINKGDTLLVVTRNILKEKGIPISVTGSGATAYVQGIANLFEFDLGPMSGWTVKKNGVLLDRSVGAVTVKNGDRIEWIYTTDYSKK; this is encoded by the coding sequence ATGAGAATATTGAAATCTTTCGCCATATTGTTACTTACATCTCTGATCATTTTTTTAATTGCAGGTTGTCAAAAGGATGAGGTTAAACCTATAAATGAAGGAAGCAAAGCTTCAGACATTACTGCAAGTAATACAAAGGAAAATGATATAGCAAAGGAAGAAGATAACAGTAAAGAAATAGAAAAAAAGAAAGAGTCACCTGTTTCCAAAACAACATTGAAAGAAAGTGACAATAAGAAAGAAGAAAAAGAGAATAGCCAAAACGATACGAATACAAATAAAGATAAAAATACAAATAATAGTCAAACATCGACCGAAAAGAGAACGATAAATACAGAAAAAAAGCAATCTGTAACAGTCAAAAAAAGTAAAGAAACGAAAGAAGAGAATCAAAAACAAACGACTCAGTCAAAAGAAACAGCAAAACAGCAAAACAATCATTCGAAAAAAGTAACAAACCCACAATCAAGTGTACTGATAAGTGTTAGAGGGGATAAAAAAACAGGAACGATTCTTTCGCAAACAAAAGTAGCTATAAATAAGGGAGATACATTACTTGTTGTAACGAGAAATATCCTCAAAGAAAAGGGAATTCCTATAAGTGTGACCGGAAGTGGGGCGACCGCCTATGTTCAAGGGATAGCGAACCTTTTTGAATTTGATTTAGGACCTATGAGCGGTTGGACAGTTAAAAAGAATGGCGTATTATTAGATCGTAGTGTTGGAGCAGTAACTGTAAAGAATGGTGATCGAATTGAGTGGATATATACGACAGACTATAGTAAAAAATAA
- a CDS encoding class D sortase, producing the protein MKKISALILLIAGLLCVFFSGWKILKGQHSQVVALQQAKELSQINPLKKNEIKRAVQPVDKNILGILNVPALNAELPIIEGTSDEQLKKGVGHFLKSALPGKKDQIVLSGHRDTVFRRFGELKKGDSLLVTFQGKIFTYIVDRTKVVDAEDRTIIHSTSPKEELVLTTCYPFHFIGNAPNRYIIYAYPKST; encoded by the coding sequence ATGAAAAAAATTTCAGCACTGATTCTTTTAATAGCGGGTTTATTATGTGTGTTTTTCAGTGGCTGGAAAATTTTGAAGGGCCAACACTCTCAAGTGGTGGCTCTTCAGCAAGCTAAGGAACTCTCGCAAATAAATCCACTCAAAAAAAACGAAATCAAAAGGGCTGTACAGCCTGTTGATAAAAACATTTTAGGGATATTGAATGTACCTGCATTGAATGCTGAGCTTCCAATTATTGAAGGGACGTCTGACGAACAACTTAAAAAGGGAGTCGGTCATTTTCTTAAATCGGCACTTCCCGGGAAAAAGGATCAAATTGTACTTTCTGGTCATCGTGATACAGTTTTTAGACGTTTTGGTGAGTTAAAAAAAGGAGATTCACTACTAGTTACTTTTCAAGGCAAAATTTTCACCTATATTGTGGACCGGACAAAGGTAGTAGATGCAGAAGATCGAACAATCATCCATTCAACATCACCTAAAGAAGAACTTGTCCTTACAACGTGTTATCCTTTTCATTTTATAGGGAATGCACCGAACAGGTATATTATCTATGCTTATCCAAAATCAACATAG